Proteins encoded by one window of Sus scrofa isolate TJ Tabasco breed Duroc chromosome 12, Sscrofa11.1, whole genome shotgun sequence:
- the GCGR gene encoding glucagon receptor isoform X6: MRWAAVPGGRGRAGGGRPCWPGLLRSSPPPHPVQSWSVIEPSTSTPAGPTPLPTPRPTSPAPGTCPGTTKHRLVFKRCGPDGQWVRGPRGQPWRNASQCQVDDEELGVQREVAEMYSSFQAMYTAGYSLSLAALLLALAILLGLSKLHCTRNYIHANLLASFVLRASSVLALDALLKTRYSQRLGDDLSVSIWLSDEAVAGCRVAAVFMQYGVVANYCWLLVEGVYLHSLLRQATIPERSCFPLYLAIGWGAPMLFVIPWAVVKCLFENIQCWTSNDNMGFWWILRFPVFLAILINFSIFIRVLHVLVAKLRAHQMRCTDYKFRLARSTLTLIPLLGVHEVVFAFVTDEHAQGALRSAKLFFDLFLSSFQGLLVAVLYCFLNKEVQAELLRRWHRWREGKALQKAHRVGSHSARPPSGPPSEKLLLSTGGSSNGTSQEPSAETHLASGLPGVAENPF, encoded by the exons ATGAGATGGGCAGCCGTGCCGGGAGGCAGGGGGCGAGCGGGCGGCGGGAGGCCGTGCTGGCCGGGCCTGCTGaggagcagcccccccccccaccccgtgcagAGCTGGTCTGTAATAGAACCTTCGACAAGTACTCCTGCTGGCCCGACACCCCTCCCAACACCACGGCCAACATCTCCTGCCCCTGGTACCTGCCCTGGTACCACAAAG CACCGGCTCGTCTTCAAACGGTGTGGGCCCGATGGGCAGTGGGTGCGTGGGCCGCGGGGGCAGCCGTGGCGCAACGCCTCCCAGTGCCAGGTGGACGACGAGGAGCTTGGGGTCCAG AGGGAGGTGGCTGAGATGTACAGCAGCTTCCAGGCGATGTACACGGCCGGCTACTCCCTGTCCCTCGCAGCCCTGCTCCTGGCCCTGGCCATCCTGCTGGGCCTCAG CAAGCTGCACTGCACCCGAAACTACATCCACGCGAACCTGCTTGCGTCCTTCGTGCTCAGGGCCAGCTCCGTGCTGGCCCTCGACGCGCTCCTCAAGACCCGCTACAGCCAGCGGCTTGGGGACGACCTCAGCGTGAGCATCTGGCTGAGTGACGAG GCGGTGGCCGGCTGCCGGGTGGCCGCGGTGTTCATGCAGTACGGCGTCGTGGCCAACTACTGCTGGCTGCTGGTGGAGGGCGTGTACCTGCACAGCCTGCTGCGCCAGGCCACCATCCCCGAGAGGAGCTGCTTCCCCCTCTACTTGGCCATCGGCTGGG GTGCCCCCATGCTATTCGTCATCCCCTGGGCAGTGGTCAAGTGTCTGTTTGAGAACATCCA GTGCTGGACCAGCAATGACAACATGGGCTTCTGGTGGATCCTGCGCTTCCCCGTCTTCCTGGCCATCCTG ATCAACTTCTCCATCTTCATCCGCGTCCTCCACGTGCTGGTGGCCAAGCTGCGAGCCCATCAGATGCGCTGCACTGACTACAAATTCCg GCTGGCCAGGTCCACGCTGACGCTCATCCCGCTGCTGGGGGTCCACGAGGTGGTGTTTGCCTTCGTGACGGACGAGCACGCCCAGGGCGCCCTGCGCTCCGCCAAGCTCTTCTTTGACCTCTTCCTCAGCTCCTTCCAG GGCCTGCTGGTGGCGGTTCTCTACTGTTTCCTCAACAAGGAG GTGCAGGCAGAGCTGCTGCGGCGCTGGCACCGCTGGCGCGAGGGCAAAGCGTTGCAGAAGGCGCACCGCGTTGGCAGCCACTCGGCCCGGCCCCCCAGCGGTCCCCCCAGCGAGAAGCTGCTGCTCTCGACGGGTGGCAGCAGCAATGGCACCAGCCAGGAGCCCTCTGCAGAGACCCACTTGGCCAGCGGCCTCCCTGGAGTGGCCGAGAACCCCTTCTGA
- the GCGR gene encoding glucagon receptor isoform X5 has translation MPPARLRHPHLLLLLLLACQPQAPAAQAMDFLFQKWKLYGDQCLRNLSLLPPPTELVCNRTFDKYSCWPDTPPNTTANISCPWYLPWYHKVQHRLVFKRCGPDGQWVRGPRGQPWRNASQCQVDDEELGVQREVAEMYSSFQAMYTAGYSLSLAALLLALAILLGLSKLHCTRNYIHANLLASFVLRASSVLALDALLKTRYSQRLGDDLSVSIWLSDEAVAGCRVAAVFMQYGVVANYCWLLVEGVYLHSLLRQATIPERSCFPLYLAIGWGAPMLFVIPWAVVKCLFENIQCWTSNDNMGFWWILRFPVFLAILINFSIFIRVLHVLVAKLRAHQMRCTDYKFRLARSTLTLIPLLGVHEVVFAFVTDEHAQGALRSAKLFFDLFLSSFQGLLVAVLYCFLNKEVQAELLRRWHRWREGKALQKAHRVGSHSARPPSGPPSEKLLLSTGGSSNGTSQEPSAETHLASGLPGVAENPF, from the exons ATGCCCCCCGCCCGGCTgcgccacccccacctcctcctgctgctgctgctggcctgccaG CCACAGGCCCCCGCCGCGCAGGCGATGGACTTCCTCTTCCAGAAGTGGAAGCTCTACGGCGACCAGTGTCTCCGCAACCTGAGCCTGCTGCCCCCGCCCACCG AGCTGGTCTGTAATAGAACCTTCGACAAGTACTCCTGCTGGCCCGACACCCCTCCCAACACCACGGCCAACATCTCCTGCCCCTGGTACCTGCCCTGGTACCACAAAG TGCAGCACCGGCTCGTCTTCAAACGGTGTGGGCCCGATGGGCAGTGGGTGCGTGGGCCGCGGGGGCAGCCGTGGCGCAACGCCTCCCAGTGCCAGGTGGACGACGAGGAGCTTGGGGTCCAG AGGGAGGTGGCTGAGATGTACAGCAGCTTCCAGGCGATGTACACGGCCGGCTACTCCCTGTCCCTCGCAGCCCTGCTCCTGGCCCTGGCCATCCTGCTGGGCCTCAG CAAGCTGCACTGCACCCGAAACTACATCCACGCGAACCTGCTTGCGTCCTTCGTGCTCAGGGCCAGCTCCGTGCTGGCCCTCGACGCGCTCCTCAAGACCCGCTACAGCCAGCGGCTTGGGGACGACCTCAGCGTGAGCATCTGGCTGAGTGACGAG GCGGTGGCCGGCTGCCGGGTGGCCGCGGTGTTCATGCAGTACGGCGTCGTGGCCAACTACTGCTGGCTGCTGGTGGAGGGCGTGTACCTGCACAGCCTGCTGCGCCAGGCCACCATCCCCGAGAGGAGCTGCTTCCCCCTCTACTTGGCCATCGGCTGGG GTGCCCCCATGCTATTCGTCATCCCCTGGGCAGTGGTCAAGTGTCTGTTTGAGAACATCCA GTGCTGGACCAGCAATGACAACATGGGCTTCTGGTGGATCCTGCGCTTCCCCGTCTTCCTGGCCATCCTG ATCAACTTCTCCATCTTCATCCGCGTCCTCCACGTGCTGGTGGCCAAGCTGCGAGCCCATCAGATGCGCTGCACTGACTACAAATTCCg GCTGGCCAGGTCCACGCTGACGCTCATCCCGCTGCTGGGGGTCCACGAGGTGGTGTTTGCCTTCGTGACGGACGAGCACGCCCAGGGCGCCCTGCGCTCCGCCAAGCTCTTCTTTGACCTCTTCCTCAGCTCCTTCCAG GGCCTGCTGGTGGCGGTTCTCTACTGTTTCCTCAACAAGGAG GTGCAGGCAGAGCTGCTGCGGCGCTGGCACCGCTGGCGCGAGGGCAAAGCGTTGCAGAAGGCGCACCGCGTTGGCAGCCACTCGGCCCGGCCCCCCAGCGGTCCCCCCAGCGAGAAGCTGCTGCTCTCGACGGGTGGCAGCAGCAATGGCACCAGCCAGGAGCCCTCTGCAGAGACCCACTTGGCCAGCGGCCTCCCTGGAGTGGCCGAGAACCCCTTCTGA
- the GCGR gene encoding glucagon receptor isoform X2 gives MPPARLRHPHLLLLLLLACQPQAPAAQAMDFLFQKWKLYGDQCLRNLSLLPPPTELVCNRTFDKYSCWPDTPPNTTANISCPWYLPWYHKVQHRLVFKRCGPDGQWVRGPRGQPWRNASQCQVDDEELGVQREVAEMYSSFQAMYTAGYSLSLAALLLALAILLGLSKLHCTRNYIHANLLASFVLRASSVLALDALLKTRYSQRLGDDLSVSIWLSDEAVAGCRVAAVFMQYGVVANYCWLLVEGVYLHSLLRQATIPERSCFPLYLAIGWGAPMLFVIPWAVVKCLFENIQCWTSNDNMGFWWILRFPVFLAILVRGPATRWQRREGSEAAAVGRPAPSFLAGLQQPEETDSTLPEWRGREAWHSARTLAGTHPWLGTRSPRAPGARAGLAADPPRRGTGWGRALLCPHVQINFSIFIRVLHVLVAKLRAHQMRCTDYKFRLARSTLTLIPLLGVHEVVFAFVTDEHAQGALRSAKLFFDLFLSSFQGLLVAVLYCFLNKEVQAELLRRWHRWREGKALQKAHRVGSHSARPPSGPPSEKLLLSTGGSSNGTSQEPSAETHLASGLPGVAENPF, from the exons ATGCCCCCCGCCCGGCTgcgccacccccacctcctcctgctgctgctgctggcctgccaG CCACAGGCCCCCGCCGCGCAGGCGATGGACTTCCTCTTCCAGAAGTGGAAGCTCTACGGCGACCAGTGTCTCCGCAACCTGAGCCTGCTGCCCCCGCCCACCG AGCTGGTCTGTAATAGAACCTTCGACAAGTACTCCTGCTGGCCCGACACCCCTCCCAACACCACGGCCAACATCTCCTGCCCCTGGTACCTGCCCTGGTACCACAAAG TGCAGCACCGGCTCGTCTTCAAACGGTGTGGGCCCGATGGGCAGTGGGTGCGTGGGCCGCGGGGGCAGCCGTGGCGCAACGCCTCCCAGTGCCAGGTGGACGACGAGGAGCTTGGGGTCCAG AGGGAGGTGGCTGAGATGTACAGCAGCTTCCAGGCGATGTACACGGCCGGCTACTCCCTGTCCCTCGCAGCCCTGCTCCTGGCCCTGGCCATCCTGCTGGGCCTCAG CAAGCTGCACTGCACCCGAAACTACATCCACGCGAACCTGCTTGCGTCCTTCGTGCTCAGGGCCAGCTCCGTGCTGGCCCTCGACGCGCTCCTCAAGACCCGCTACAGCCAGCGGCTTGGGGACGACCTCAGCGTGAGCATCTGGCTGAGTGACGAG GCGGTGGCCGGCTGCCGGGTGGCCGCGGTGTTCATGCAGTACGGCGTCGTGGCCAACTACTGCTGGCTGCTGGTGGAGGGCGTGTACCTGCACAGCCTGCTGCGCCAGGCCACCATCCCCGAGAGGAGCTGCTTCCCCCTCTACTTGGCCATCGGCTGGG GTGCCCCCATGCTATTCGTCATCCCCTGGGCAGTGGTCAAGTGTCTGTTTGAGAACATCCA GTGCTGGACCAGCAATGACAACATGGGCTTCTGGTGGATCCTGCGCTTCCCCGTCTTCCTGGCCATCCTGGTGAGGGGACCAGCCACGCGCTGGCAGCGCAGGGAGGGCTCAGAGGCTGCTGCAGTTGGCCgcccagccccttccttcctcGCTGGCCTGCAGCAGCCTGAGGAGACAGACAGCACCCTGCCtgagtggagagggagggaggcctggcACTCCGCCAGGACACTGGCCGGCacccatccctggctgggcacccGCAGCCCCAGGGCCCCGGGAGCCAGGGCGGGGCTGGCGGCAGACCCACCTCGCAGAGGGACAGGCTGGGGCCGGGCTCTTCTGTGTCCCCACGTGCAGATCAACTTCTCCATCTTCATCCGCGTCCTCCACGTGCTGGTGGCCAAGCTGCGAGCCCATCAGATGCGCTGCACTGACTACAAATTCCg GCTGGCCAGGTCCACGCTGACGCTCATCCCGCTGCTGGGGGTCCACGAGGTGGTGTTTGCCTTCGTGACGGACGAGCACGCCCAGGGCGCCCTGCGCTCCGCCAAGCTCTTCTTTGACCTCTTCCTCAGCTCCTTCCAG GGCCTGCTGGTGGCGGTTCTCTACTGTTTCCTCAACAAGGAG GTGCAGGCAGAGCTGCTGCGGCGCTGGCACCGCTGGCGCGAGGGCAAAGCGTTGCAGAAGGCGCACCGCGTTGGCAGCCACTCGGCCCGGCCCCCCAGCGGTCCCCCCAGCGAGAAGCTGCTGCTCTCGACGGGTGGCAGCAGCAATGGCACCAGCCAGGAGCCCTCTGCAGAGACCCACTTGGCCAGCGGCCTCCCTGGAGTGGCCGAGAACCCCTTCTGA
- the GCGR gene encoding glucagon receptor isoform X1 — MGSRAGRQGASGRREAVLAGPAEEQPPPPPRAELVCNRTFDKYSCWPDTPPNTTANISCPWYLPWYHKGSHGGVWGSDRRGRPAREQGADRSLLPAPSRPVQHRLVFKRCGPDGQWVRGPRGQPWRNASQCQVDDEELGVQREVAEMYSSFQAMYTAGYSLSLAALLLALAILLGLSKLHCTRNYIHANLLASFVLRASSVLALDALLKTRYSQRLGDDLSVSIWLSDEAVAGCRVAAVFMQYGVVANYCWLLVEGVYLHSLLRQATIPERSCFPLYLAIGWGAPMLFVIPWAVVKCLFENIQCWTSNDNMGFWWILRFPVFLAILVRGPATRWQRREGSEAAAVGRPAPSFLAGLQQPEETDSTLPEWRGREAWHSARTLAGTHPWLGTRSPRAPGARAGLAADPPRRGTGWGRALLCPHVQINFSIFIRVLHVLVAKLRAHQMRCTDYKFRLARSTLTLIPLLGVHEVVFAFVTDEHAQGALRSAKLFFDLFLSSFQGLLVAVLYCFLNKEVQAELLRRWHRWREGKALQKAHRVGSHSARPPSGPPSEKLLLSTGGSSNGTSQEPSAETHLASGLPGVAENPF; from the exons ATGGGCAGCCGTGCCGGGAGGCAGGGGGCGAGCGGGCGGCGGGAGGCCGTGCTGGCCGGGCCTGCTGaggagcagcccccccccccaccccgtgcagAGCTGGTCTGTAATAGAACCTTCGACAAGTACTCCTGCTGGCCCGACACCCCTCCCAACACCACGGCCAACATCTCCTGCCCCTGGTACCTGCCCTGGTACCACAAAGGTAGCCACGGCGGGGTGTGGGGGTCAGACAGACGGGGGCGCCCAGCCCGGGAGCAGGGTGCTGACCGGAGCCTGCTCCCCGCCCCGTCCCGCCCAGTGCAGCACCGGCTCGTCTTCAAACGGTGTGGGCCCGATGGGCAGTGGGTGCGTGGGCCGCGGGGGCAGCCGTGGCGCAACGCCTCCCAGTGCCAGGTGGACGACGAGGAGCTTGGGGTCCAG AGGGAGGTGGCTGAGATGTACAGCAGCTTCCAGGCGATGTACACGGCCGGCTACTCCCTGTCCCTCGCAGCCCTGCTCCTGGCCCTGGCCATCCTGCTGGGCCTCAG CAAGCTGCACTGCACCCGAAACTACATCCACGCGAACCTGCTTGCGTCCTTCGTGCTCAGGGCCAGCTCCGTGCTGGCCCTCGACGCGCTCCTCAAGACCCGCTACAGCCAGCGGCTTGGGGACGACCTCAGCGTGAGCATCTGGCTGAGTGACGAG GCGGTGGCCGGCTGCCGGGTGGCCGCGGTGTTCATGCAGTACGGCGTCGTGGCCAACTACTGCTGGCTGCTGGTGGAGGGCGTGTACCTGCACAGCCTGCTGCGCCAGGCCACCATCCCCGAGAGGAGCTGCTTCCCCCTCTACTTGGCCATCGGCTGGG GTGCCCCCATGCTATTCGTCATCCCCTGGGCAGTGGTCAAGTGTCTGTTTGAGAACATCCA GTGCTGGACCAGCAATGACAACATGGGCTTCTGGTGGATCCTGCGCTTCCCCGTCTTCCTGGCCATCCTGGTGAGGGGACCAGCCACGCGCTGGCAGCGCAGGGAGGGCTCAGAGGCTGCTGCAGTTGGCCgcccagccccttccttcctcGCTGGCCTGCAGCAGCCTGAGGAGACAGACAGCACCCTGCCtgagtggagagggagggaggcctggcACTCCGCCAGGACACTGGCCGGCacccatccctggctgggcacccGCAGCCCCAGGGCCCCGGGAGCCAGGGCGGGGCTGGCGGCAGACCCACCTCGCAGAGGGACAGGCTGGGGCCGGGCTCTTCTGTGTCCCCACGTGCAGATCAACTTCTCCATCTTCATCCGCGTCCTCCACGTGCTGGTGGCCAAGCTGCGAGCCCATCAGATGCGCTGCACTGACTACAAATTCCg GCTGGCCAGGTCCACGCTGACGCTCATCCCGCTGCTGGGGGTCCACGAGGTGGTGTTTGCCTTCGTGACGGACGAGCACGCCCAGGGCGCCCTGCGCTCCGCCAAGCTCTTCTTTGACCTCTTCCTCAGCTCCTTCCAG GGCCTGCTGGTGGCGGTTCTCTACTGTTTCCTCAACAAGGAG GTGCAGGCAGAGCTGCTGCGGCGCTGGCACCGCTGGCGCGAGGGCAAAGCGTTGCAGAAGGCGCACCGCGTTGGCAGCCACTCGGCCCGGCCCCCCAGCGGTCCCCCCAGCGAGAAGCTGCTGCTCTCGACGGGTGGCAGCAGCAATGGCACCAGCCAGGAGCCCTCTGCAGAGACCCACTTGGCCAGCGGCCTCCCTGGAGTGGCCGAGAACCCCTTCTGA
- the GCGR gene encoding glucagon receptor isoform X7, translating to MLPFVRVDRAPRGAGSSRSWSVIEPSTSTPAGPTPLPTPRPTSPAPGTCPGTTKHRLVFKRCGPDGQWVRGPRGQPWRNASQCQVDDEELGVQREVAEMYSSFQAMYTAGYSLSLAALLLALAILLGLSKLHCTRNYIHANLLASFVLRASSVLALDALLKTRYSQRLGDDLSVSIWLSDEAVAGCRVAAVFMQYGVVANYCWLLVEGVYLHSLLRQATIPERSCFPLYLAIGWGAPMLFVIPWAVVKCLFENIQCWTSNDNMGFWWILRFPVFLAILINFSIFIRVLHVLVAKLRAHQMRCTDYKFRLARSTLTLIPLLGVHEVVFAFVTDEHAQGALRSAKLFFDLFLSSFQGLLVAVLYCFLNKEVQAELLRRWHRWREGKALQKAHRVGSHSARPPSGPPSEKLLLSTGGSSNGTSQEPSAETHLASGLPGVAENPF from the exons ATGCTCCCCTTCGTGCGCGTGGATCGGGCCCCGCGGGGCGCCGGCTCCAgcagg AGCTGGTCTGTAATAGAACCTTCGACAAGTACTCCTGCTGGCCCGACACCCCTCCCAACACCACGGCCAACATCTCCTGCCCCTGGTACCTGCCCTGGTACCACAAAG CACCGGCTCGTCTTCAAACGGTGTGGGCCCGATGGGCAGTGGGTGCGTGGGCCGCGGGGGCAGCCGTGGCGCAACGCCTCCCAGTGCCAGGTGGACGACGAGGAGCTTGGGGTCCAG AGGGAGGTGGCTGAGATGTACAGCAGCTTCCAGGCGATGTACACGGCCGGCTACTCCCTGTCCCTCGCAGCCCTGCTCCTGGCCCTGGCCATCCTGCTGGGCCTCAG CAAGCTGCACTGCACCCGAAACTACATCCACGCGAACCTGCTTGCGTCCTTCGTGCTCAGGGCCAGCTCCGTGCTGGCCCTCGACGCGCTCCTCAAGACCCGCTACAGCCAGCGGCTTGGGGACGACCTCAGCGTGAGCATCTGGCTGAGTGACGAG GCGGTGGCCGGCTGCCGGGTGGCCGCGGTGTTCATGCAGTACGGCGTCGTGGCCAACTACTGCTGGCTGCTGGTGGAGGGCGTGTACCTGCACAGCCTGCTGCGCCAGGCCACCATCCCCGAGAGGAGCTGCTTCCCCCTCTACTTGGCCATCGGCTGGG GTGCCCCCATGCTATTCGTCATCCCCTGGGCAGTGGTCAAGTGTCTGTTTGAGAACATCCA GTGCTGGACCAGCAATGACAACATGGGCTTCTGGTGGATCCTGCGCTTCCCCGTCTTCCTGGCCATCCTG ATCAACTTCTCCATCTTCATCCGCGTCCTCCACGTGCTGGTGGCCAAGCTGCGAGCCCATCAGATGCGCTGCACTGACTACAAATTCCg GCTGGCCAGGTCCACGCTGACGCTCATCCCGCTGCTGGGGGTCCACGAGGTGGTGTTTGCCTTCGTGACGGACGAGCACGCCCAGGGCGCCCTGCGCTCCGCCAAGCTCTTCTTTGACCTCTTCCTCAGCTCCTTCCAG GGCCTGCTGGTGGCGGTTCTCTACTGTTTCCTCAACAAGGAG GTGCAGGCAGAGCTGCTGCGGCGCTGGCACCGCTGGCGCGAGGGCAAAGCGTTGCAGAAGGCGCACCGCGTTGGCAGCCACTCGGCCCGGCCCCCCAGCGGTCCCCCCAGCGAGAAGCTGCTGCTCTCGACGGGTGGCAGCAGCAATGGCACCAGCCAGGAGCCCTCTGCAGAGACCCACTTGGCCAGCGGCCTCCCTGGAGTGGCCGAGAACCCCTTCTGA
- the GCGR gene encoding glucagon receptor isoform X8 has protein sequence MYSSFQAMYTAGYSLSLAALLLALAILLGLSKLHCTRNYIHANLLASFVLRASSVLALDALLKTRYSQRLGDDLSVSIWLSDEAVAGCRVAAVFMQYGVVANYCWLLVEGVYLHSLLRQATIPERSCFPLYLAIGWGAPMLFVIPWAVVKCLFENIQCWTSNDNMGFWWILRFPVFLAILVRGPATRWQRREGSEAAAVGRPAPSFLAGLQQPEETDSTLPEWRGREAWHSARTLAGTHPWLGTRSPRAPGARAGLAADPPRRGTGWGRALLCPHVQINFSIFIRVLHVLVAKLRAHQMRCTDYKFRLARSTLTLIPLLGVHEVVFAFVTDEHAQGALRSAKLFFDLFLSSFQGLLVAVLYCFLNKEVQAELLRRWHRWREGKALQKAHRVGSHSARPPSGPPSEKLLLSTGGSSNGTSQEPSAETHLASGLPGVAENPF, from the exons ATGTACAGCAGCTTCCAGGCGATGTACACGGCCGGCTACTCCCTGTCCCTCGCAGCCCTGCTCCTGGCCCTGGCCATCCTGCTGGGCCTCAG CAAGCTGCACTGCACCCGAAACTACATCCACGCGAACCTGCTTGCGTCCTTCGTGCTCAGGGCCAGCTCCGTGCTGGCCCTCGACGCGCTCCTCAAGACCCGCTACAGCCAGCGGCTTGGGGACGACCTCAGCGTGAGCATCTGGCTGAGTGACGAG GCGGTGGCCGGCTGCCGGGTGGCCGCGGTGTTCATGCAGTACGGCGTCGTGGCCAACTACTGCTGGCTGCTGGTGGAGGGCGTGTACCTGCACAGCCTGCTGCGCCAGGCCACCATCCCCGAGAGGAGCTGCTTCCCCCTCTACTTGGCCATCGGCTGGG GTGCCCCCATGCTATTCGTCATCCCCTGGGCAGTGGTCAAGTGTCTGTTTGAGAACATCCA GTGCTGGACCAGCAATGACAACATGGGCTTCTGGTGGATCCTGCGCTTCCCCGTCTTCCTGGCCATCCTGGTGAGGGGACCAGCCACGCGCTGGCAGCGCAGGGAGGGCTCAGAGGCTGCTGCAGTTGGCCgcccagccccttccttcctcGCTGGCCTGCAGCAGCCTGAGGAGACAGACAGCACCCTGCCtgagtggagagggagggaggcctggcACTCCGCCAGGACACTGGCCGGCacccatccctggctgggcacccGCAGCCCCAGGGCCCCGGGAGCCAGGGCGGGGCTGGCGGCAGACCCACCTCGCAGAGGGACAGGCTGGGGCCGGGCTCTTCTGTGTCCCCACGTGCAGATCAACTTCTCCATCTTCATCCGCGTCCTCCACGTGCTGGTGGCCAAGCTGCGAGCCCATCAGATGCGCTGCACTGACTACAAATTCCg GCTGGCCAGGTCCACGCTGACGCTCATCCCGCTGCTGGGGGTCCACGAGGTGGTGTTTGCCTTCGTGACGGACGAGCACGCCCAGGGCGCCCTGCGCTCCGCCAAGCTCTTCTTTGACCTCTTCCTCAGCTCCTTCCAG GGCCTGCTGGTGGCGGTTCTCTACTGTTTCCTCAACAAGGAG GTGCAGGCAGAGCTGCTGCGGCGCTGGCACCGCTGGCGCGAGGGCAAAGCGTTGCAGAAGGCGCACCGCGTTGGCAGCCACTCGGCCCGGCCCCCCAGCGGTCCCCCCAGCGAGAAGCTGCTGCTCTCGACGGGTGGCAGCAGCAATGGCACCAGCCAGGAGCCCTCTGCAGAGACCCACTTGGCCAGCGGCCTCCCTGGAGTGGCCGAGAACCCCTTCTGA
- the GCGR gene encoding glucagon receptor isoform X4 has translation MLPFVRVDRAPRGAGSSRSWSVIEPSTSTPAGPTPLPTPRPTSPAPGTCPGTTKHRLVFKRCGPDGQWVRGPRGQPWRNASQCQVDDEELGVQREVAEMYSSFQAMYTAGYSLSLAALLLALAILLGLSKLHCTRNYIHANLLASFVLRASSVLALDALLKTRYSQRLGDDLSVSIWLSDEAVAGCRVAAVFMQYGVVANYCWLLVEGVYLHSLLRQATIPERSCFPLYLAIGWGAPMLFVIPWAVVKCLFENIQCWTSNDNMGFWWILRFPVFLAILVRGPATRWQRREGSEAAAVGRPAPSFLAGLQQPEETDSTLPEWRGREAWHSARTLAGTHPWLGTRSPRAPGARAGLAADPPRRGTGWGRALLCPHVQINFSIFIRVLHVLVAKLRAHQMRCTDYKFRLARSTLTLIPLLGVHEVVFAFVTDEHAQGALRSAKLFFDLFLSSFQGLLVAVLYCFLNKEVQAELLRRWHRWREGKALQKAHRVGSHSARPPSGPPSEKLLLSTGGSSNGTSQEPSAETHLASGLPGVAENPF, from the exons ATGCTCCCCTTCGTGCGCGTGGATCGGGCCCCGCGGGGCGCCGGCTCCAgcagg AGCTGGTCTGTAATAGAACCTTCGACAAGTACTCCTGCTGGCCCGACACCCCTCCCAACACCACGGCCAACATCTCCTGCCCCTGGTACCTGCCCTGGTACCACAAAG CACCGGCTCGTCTTCAAACGGTGTGGGCCCGATGGGCAGTGGGTGCGTGGGCCGCGGGGGCAGCCGTGGCGCAACGCCTCCCAGTGCCAGGTGGACGACGAGGAGCTTGGGGTCCAG AGGGAGGTGGCTGAGATGTACAGCAGCTTCCAGGCGATGTACACGGCCGGCTACTCCCTGTCCCTCGCAGCCCTGCTCCTGGCCCTGGCCATCCTGCTGGGCCTCAG CAAGCTGCACTGCACCCGAAACTACATCCACGCGAACCTGCTTGCGTCCTTCGTGCTCAGGGCCAGCTCCGTGCTGGCCCTCGACGCGCTCCTCAAGACCCGCTACAGCCAGCGGCTTGGGGACGACCTCAGCGTGAGCATCTGGCTGAGTGACGAG GCGGTGGCCGGCTGCCGGGTGGCCGCGGTGTTCATGCAGTACGGCGTCGTGGCCAACTACTGCTGGCTGCTGGTGGAGGGCGTGTACCTGCACAGCCTGCTGCGCCAGGCCACCATCCCCGAGAGGAGCTGCTTCCCCCTCTACTTGGCCATCGGCTGGG GTGCCCCCATGCTATTCGTCATCCCCTGGGCAGTGGTCAAGTGTCTGTTTGAGAACATCCA GTGCTGGACCAGCAATGACAACATGGGCTTCTGGTGGATCCTGCGCTTCCCCGTCTTCCTGGCCATCCTGGTGAGGGGACCAGCCACGCGCTGGCAGCGCAGGGAGGGCTCAGAGGCTGCTGCAGTTGGCCgcccagccccttccttcctcGCTGGCCTGCAGCAGCCTGAGGAGACAGACAGCACCCTGCCtgagtggagagggagggaggcctggcACTCCGCCAGGACACTGGCCGGCacccatccctggctgggcacccGCAGCCCCAGGGCCCCGGGAGCCAGGGCGGGGCTGGCGGCAGACCCACCTCGCAGAGGGACAGGCTGGGGCCGGGCTCTTCTGTGTCCCCACGTGCAGATCAACTTCTCCATCTTCATCCGCGTCCTCCACGTGCTGGTGGCCAAGCTGCGAGCCCATCAGATGCGCTGCACTGACTACAAATTCCg GCTGGCCAGGTCCACGCTGACGCTCATCCCGCTGCTGGGGGTCCACGAGGTGGTGTTTGCCTTCGTGACGGACGAGCACGCCCAGGGCGCCCTGCGCTCCGCCAAGCTCTTCTTTGACCTCTTCCTCAGCTCCTTCCAG GGCCTGCTGGTGGCGGTTCTCTACTGTTTCCTCAACAAGGAG GTGCAGGCAGAGCTGCTGCGGCGCTGGCACCGCTGGCGCGAGGGCAAAGCGTTGCAGAAGGCGCACCGCGTTGGCAGCCACTCGGCCCGGCCCCCCAGCGGTCCCCCCAGCGAGAAGCTGCTGCTCTCGACGGGTGGCAGCAGCAATGGCACCAGCCAGGAGCCCTCTGCAGAGACCCACTTGGCCAGCGGCCTCCCTGGAGTGGCCGAGAACCCCTTCTGA